Below is a window of Malus domestica chromosome 13, GDT2T_hap1 DNA.
GTGTGCACCAACCTCTTTGGAATATAACAGTGATCATTAGACGCCTTAGCATCTCTCGGCGGTGCAATCCAAGACCTACCCTGATAATCCCTCTCTTCCTTCCCATGAAACGTAGTCTTCTCAACCACAGCCTCACCCTTATCGCCAGCCCCTTTCTCTTCGCCTTTCTTCTTGGCATACTCCTCAGCATACTTCTTCTGCTCCTCAGTCAGCTCCGTTGGCAGACCCTCCTTCTTTCCCGCCCACGGACtcttcttattcttcatcaACCACACGTCACTAGCCGGGTTCTGGACCTCCTCGGGGTCCATATCTTCATCCTCACCCTCACCCTCATTCTcctccaattccttcctcttttcAATCTTCCGCTTCTTCTGCTCGTGCTGGGGAATGTTATACACAGAGACGGCGTCGTTCTTCTGCAAGGCCTCGAAATCTCCAACATAATTGTACCCAGCAGAGGCCGATGGATCAGCAGCATACCCATACTTGTGAAAAGTATTGTACTGCTCGTCGAACACGAAGGGCTCAATCGATGCGTCCTCCACGAAGCCGAGCTTGTGGTTGCGCATCCCCTGGGCGATGCCGTCCTTGGCGTACGGGTGGGATGGGCCGTAGATGGGCGCCCATAGCTGGTCGTACGTGGGGTTGAAGCCGACGATGTGTTGGGTCGGGTCGATGGGGCGGGTGGAAGACCGGTTGGCCCCGGCTACCGCCAGGGCCAGCATAGTGTCGTCGACATTGGGCGCCGCGGACTTGGCGGGGAGGAGCCGAGGCGGCGACGCGTCTGGGGAGGACGGTGCggatttagggttttggttgtgcTCCTCTGGCTCGTTCGTTTCGTCGTCGTTTTGATCAGAGTATGCTCGGAGAAGATCCATTCATAGAAACAAAGACGAACCCTAAGTCCTAAATTTGGTCCCTGTGCTGAAAAATTGAGACTTTATACATTAAATTTGAAATTGGAAATCGAACGAAAAGAAACCGGAAGAGAGGGATTGGAtgggaaataaaaaaattagattgGGATCGAGAAAGATACTTACCGGCGGCTTGGAGAAGGAAGACGGCAGTCGCGAGGGTGGGCACAGGAGGATTCTTGGCGGGGTTGAGGTTTTGGAATAAATTGGGGTTTTCCAGGGGTTTCGATTTGCGTTCGAACTCCGAAGAGGGAAAGAAAACCGACTAGACGCTGGATGGGAGAAGGGTAGTAGGAatccggattctctttgtgaatCATATCTATTTATCGTACATTAtgctattaaaaattattttaaatatttttatttaaaattaaatacaaacaaaaattaTATGATGTACGATAAATGAATACAATTTACGAATCTCTAAGATTCTTATAAAaaagatccgaagaggatctgtTAATGGATGAGGATTCCATTCAGATCTAAATGATAGGATTCTAAAGATTCTCACATCTTAGCtattcatcatatatcgtaCAGTCAATTTTTGTCGGagactatttatgtttaattttaaataataaaattcaaatgatttttgatCGCACGATATATGATAAACAGTTAGGATGTGAAGATCTATATGATCCCCACCATTTGGATCCGGAAGAATCCTCATCCCTGTTGGGGATAGTAGGGGTGTCATTTCGAGAAACTTGTGAGGGTATTATtggtattttaaatttattcctttttatttcttttttggaGTTCTGACTTGTGTAGTAGAAttagggacttggattgtctgcccttccattTCGATGCCCTCCTCGTacccttctgttttgtgtggtcacggttaagccacgtcaatattttatattatttttttataaaaataataaaacaaaaagaaatagtaatataaaatgttgacgtggcttaaccatgatcacaaaaacaggagggcacagggagggcaccaaaattagagggcagacaatccaagtccgttTTTTTGTGTATGTGGGATAGTCTATATTGAATCACTACACCCTATGCTATCACCATTACATGCAAGAAAACATATGCAAATAAGATATTTCAATTCAACAAATGCAACAGAAGAAAGAATCCCCAAATAATGTTACTAACGCAAACACTAGCAATGCCAACACTTCAAGGATTCTTCACTTTGATCCTCAACTTTCGAGCCAACTGGGCTGCTTTCGGATGCACAGGCCGCTTGCTGCTGTCACACTGTTCTACTTCCACCCAATTAATCAATCTGAGAATGACGGATTGAGGCACTTTTCGGATATCTTTATCCGTTGTCGTgccttttgttttcttcatcCCCGTCTCCAATGCCATCTCAATAAACTCCATAAACCAGTTCCCAGCTTCCGTTTCGATCTGCTTACTCAACCTGATTGTGTTGCTTAAGCTGCTTATACTAGCAGAAGCCGGCTTCTTGTTTTCGTCGTTCTCACCAATGGTTTCAAGACTCAGCTTTCCAAGCGGAGTGGATGGTGCTTTCGGCTTTTGATGAGTAGAGCTTCTCAGGAGCTTCTCGAACGTTGTTGTTTTCTGCTCGCTTCTTTCAGGAACGGCTGCAACTGATTTGTACAATGCGCACCTTCTTTTCGACAAGTTTAGTTTAGAGTCCACGGAGTTTTGAACAATTTCATGCAGGACGGAAAATTCTTCATCATCTTGATCTTTATCTTTATGCTGCTTAACTTTTGGAGTGGTCTGAGTAATTTCAGAAGCTGAAGTAGCCGCTAGTATCGACACCATATCGTTTACTGATTGGACAATTTGGTGATGGAATTCGAGGAATTTATCAAAGCAGGCTGATGGGGCATCTGCTCTAGCTGTTCTGCACAAGTTTGAAAACATCCTGCACAAGCAAGCATTGGTATTGATCTTAGCAAACAAATATCTCGAGGTTCAATTTTTCACTACTATATAAGAAAAAGGAGGGGATTCGCTTTACTTGAGAGATCGAACTAAGGTATCCGTAGCTGAAGCCTCTCTGAGTGCATTAAGGGCAATCTTCTGAGCAGAATCTCTATGCTGCACAGCTTCCTGCATAAATACAATCTCATCTCAAgagtcaaaacccaaaaaaaattggTTTCGGTCGTAAACTAGAACTAGAAGCAACACTTGGAGATGAAAGTACTTACTTTGCCAAGCAAGCTGAGCCTTCCTGGTAAATTCATGGGGAGGATAGTGCTGTTTTCGTTGCACACATTACCAGGCTGCGGCTGCTGCTGAGAATTCGTATTTGTCTCCTTCAAGTTGGAGGATTTCTGTGCTGCATCTCCAGCCACATTGAGTGAAGTTGCCACTCTTGCATTTCGTAATCGCGGTGGTGGAGTCGagctcttctttttttcctacAACAAAGCAAGAATTCGCTTTCTCAGCCAACAAATACAACAGTCTTCAACAAACAAAATCAAACATTCTTCCACAAACAAAAGTTCTACTAACTAGAAAAATCAATCTGTGCAGCTCAGAAAAATATGCTAAAGAGGAACAATGTACCTACAGCTGAGTTGAAGGGGCTAATTGGGATCCTTGGCTCTCGATCAGACACACTTCTGCTTCTCTGAAACTTCGACATAGATGGCGTGACACAGCTCTTTCTCAACGCAGGGCTTTCACCTCCCTTCGAATCTGCCATCTTAGCCAGAAGTCCACCACCAAATGAACTCCGAATCCCCGAAGTCAACCCTCCGTCTCTTCCCACTCTCCCCCTAATCATTGGAGACATCGACCCGTTTCGCCCGCCTCGCTCTTTAACAGGAGTGCACTGAtcgaaatccaaaggaacaggCTTTAACACCATGGGAGACGAAACCCCATCAGCTCCATTAAGCCCTGTTCCCCAAGACCCCCTTCTAGTGGGCTTCAAATTCGACATTTGTTCGcttttctctcccttctccctcAGCCCCATCAACGGCTCCGGGGTACCCATCAGAGGATGCCTGCCGGGGAGCGGTTTGGCTCCCTTCACCACCGGCACCGGAGACCCAGGCTCCAATCCATCGACATATATAAACTGACCCAACTGCATTTTATTACTGAGAACAAAGTCATTGTGCTCCGGAGGAAGGCTGGCGTAAATTGAGTGGGAAGAATCGGAAATTTTGATGTAGAAGCCCTGTGTGGGCCAAAGGCTCTTCTCATCGAGGTCCACCGGGACGATGTCGGTGACCTGCAGAAGCGCGCTCCGGTACTCGCCCGTGGGCTTGACCCCTGTGTTCATTCCGTCCACGAGCTTGAGTAGAATTCCCGGTGCCAAAGCTGCCATTTTTCGCCTTTTCGAGGTTGTTGAATTGGGGAAGATGACGATCGCAGTCGAAGATTCAGGTCGCAATTTTGTCGGAAAATCAAGCAAATTTGAGTGGGAAATCGACCGAGTTTGTTGAGTTGAAGACAGTTCTTAACTCGTCGAAGGGTTTGGGGATAAGAAGTAGGTGAGGTTTAAGCTGACCGTTGGCAACGGGAACTATCTGTGCCAAAAGGTTACTTTTTAAAAATTCGGAGATTTTCGAACGTTGGGCCAACGGTCAGATTTTGCTGGTGCGTCACGTAATCTTTTTCAAAATGGAAAGGGAAGTGTATTTTTCTACCCTTtttataagtgtattttttttttccaaatataaAAGATTCagagtgtagaatgaaatttttaaaatactaataacaattcccaataAAAAATATCCCGACTTGCTCGTTTCATTGATCCCAAAAAGGGGTAAGGGAgttgtttattttattaatttggtaTGAAGTTTTATTGTGCTCAAACCAGTTTGATCTACCAATTAAACCAGATTCACAATAACAacgggagttttaacgaaaagtccgtggtactgttcactttaacgaaaaaccacatttttacactaaaaagtcatagtactattcactttacccttcaTTTTGtgtttatcgttaaaactcaaagttttcaagctcttttcattagttttcctattataAGATTCCAAAATTACGCAATGTGGCTTTGACAGGTCCTGCAATTTCTTCTACAACCTGTTAATTGGAcacaaattgacaaaaaaataacacTTTCCAAGTCAACTTGTTAACGAGCCGGATCCAACATGAACACAATCCGTTTGCCGGGTTTAAACATTAAGCATGACAATTTCTTACATGATCCATTAATCCAACACGGATTGTCACGACCCATTAACTAGTAGGCTcctgtaaatttttttttctttttttcttttttgatccAGGCTCCTGTAAAGTTAATACTACAAAGTTTACAATACTTTCCCACTACAGAAAACGAAAACTGAAATCTAGcaatgaaatggttatcaaactaACTCTTTTAAGTTAATCGACCCTGTCAATAATGTATTGCAAACTTTATCGCCAATAAAACCGATAAGCATAACAGCCATTTTACCAATTGTTTCAAAAACAACAGTAAGCTAGTCGCAGATTTGTACCAAGATATTCCCGATCTCTTGTTTTCAAAATTTCTAACGAGGACATGAAGAATGTCAGGTCACCATAACTAAGGTCTGAAAAACATCGAGAAAGAATGAAACGATAATCTACTTTTTGAAGTTACATTAAAGTTCAATTGCAATCAGAAACAAACTCTTGTATTCATGATCCCGCGTGTACCCAGAAACAGCAGCTCAGTGGCCATGCTATAGTGGAGTTGCAAAACCTGCACCCAGTTACATATATACAAGGTGAGAAAATGAAGGAAGCCTGGAGGACATAGAGTCATGCTTCAGTAACGAAACTCTCTGATCGCAATCACCCATCAGTAACGAAACCATTATTAACAGGAAATATGGGAGAGTGGCGGTTTAGGTACCAaatgtcatgttatgattggtggGGGGTTCAAATAGCCATTGTTATCCTTCGTTGAGAGTAACCTGAGTTAATTGTTAGTTGAATCGGTTAATTATGGTTAAGTGTTTGTTAGATCTGGGGTTAGTCGTTGGATTTGTTAGTGGCTTATAAGCCATGTTCTCTGTTTTAGAAAGGTTGTTGAGTATTGcaatcatcttcttctctgtTTTAGGGTTAAGGTTGATTTGGGATTTATTAGCGACCAGAGTTACCAAATTAAAAGATGAGTTGCCACATTAATAGAACCCTTAGTTAATTTGGTATGTATTACAA
It encodes the following:
- the LOC103451963 gene encoding uncharacterized protein isoform X2, which translates into the protein MDLLRAYSDQNDDETNEPEEHNQNPKSAPSSPDASPPRLLPAKSAAPNVDDTMLALAVAGANRSSTRPIDPTQHIVGFNPTYDQLWAPIYGPSHPYAKDGIAQGMRNHKLGFVEDASIEPFVFDEQYNTFHKYGYAADPSASAGYNYVGDFEALQKNDAVSVYNIPQHEQKKRKIEKRKELEENEGEGEDEDMDPEEVQNPASDVWLMKNKKSPWAGKKEGLPTELTEEQKKYAEEYAKKKGEEKGAGDKGEAVVEKTTFHGKEERDYQGRSWIAPPRDAKASNDHCYIPKRLVHTWSGHTKGVSAIRFFPKYGHLILSAGMDTKVKIWDVFNTGKCMRTYMGHSKAVRDICFSNDGSRFLTASYDKNIKYWDTETGQVISTFSTGKVPYVVKLNPDEDKQNVLLAGMSDKKIVQWDMNEGKINQEYDQHLGAVNTITFVDNNRRFVTSSDDKSLRVWEFGIPVVIKYISEPHMHSMPSISLHPNSNWLAAQSMDNQILIYSTREKFQLNKKKRFAGHVVAGYACQVNFSPDGRFVMSGDGEGRCWFWDWKTCKVFRTLKCHEGVCIGAAWHPLEQSKVATCGWDGLIKYW
- the LOC103451962 gene encoding uncharacterized protein, producing MAALAPGILLKLVDGMNTGVKPTGEYRSALLQVTDIVPVDLDEKSLWPTQGFYIKISDSSHSIYASLPPEHNDFVLSNKMQLGQFIYVDGLEPGSPVPVVKGAKPLPGRHPLMGTPEPLMGLREKGEKSEQMSNLKPTRRGSWGTGLNGADGVSSPMVLKPVPLDFDQCTPVKERGGRNGSMSPMIRGRVGRDGGLTSGIRSSFGGGLLAKMADSKGGESPALRKSCVTPSMSKFQRSRSVSDREPRIPISPFNSAEKKKSSTPPPRLRNARVATSLNVAGDAAQKSSNLKETNTNSQQQPQPGNVCNENSTILPMNLPGRLSLLGKEAVQHRDSAQKIALNALREASATDTLVRSLKMFSNLCRTARADAPSACFDKFLEFHHQIVQSVNDMVSILAATSASEITQTTPKVKQHKDKDQDDEEFSVLHEIVQNSVDSKLNLSKRRCALYKSVAAVPERSEQKTTTFEKLLRSSTHQKPKAPSTPLGKLSLETIGENDENKKPASASISSLSNTIRLSKQIETEAGNWFMEFIEMALETGMKKTKGTTTDKDIRKVPQSVILRLINWVEVEQCDSSKRPVHPKAAQLARKLRIKVKNP